A window of the Cannabis sativa cultivar Pink pepper isolate KNU-18-1 chromosome X, ASM2916894v1, whole genome shotgun sequence genome harbors these coding sequences:
- the LOC115702321 gene encoding cold-regulated protein 27, translating to MAENLTDPGLNQCFQTALARMNSDESTITIDTCKDVRRRFNNAVQGKPKEWTDEKHSMYLNSLEASFVDELYNSNCLGGGGVKKNSCKRNSSDQFVVLGDGCWKKINYEKKGSLLSRTTESHLVADNQWVRHVSNSNKRRPLACPDSQGRIAVCSNEIHLRGKLVCVCGSTNGLKHNPVCHKCHQDMFDSTAEVSDQNFMEDNSGEKLSCESVVKRLKTAASDDSKSDQIVPSNKFHAADASIANNKQGRRELLSKHPENYVCPKSNSHYYLKGS from the exons ATGGCGGAGAATCTTACGGATCCCGGCTTGAATCAGTGTTTTCAAACCGCGTTGGCTCGGATGAACTCCGACGAGTCCACCATTACCATCGACACTTGCAAAGATGTCCGGCGTCGTTTTAATAACGCAGTACAG GGCAAACCCAAAGAGTGGACAGATGAGAAGCACAGTATGTATCTTAACTCATTAGAAGCATCTTTTGTAGATGAGTTATACAATTCAAATTGTTTGGGTGGCGGGGGCGTGAAAAAGAACTCTTGCAAGCGAAATTCTTCCGACCAG TTTGTGGTGCTTGGGGATGGATGTTGGAAGAAGATCAACTACGAGAAGAAAGGATCTTTGTTGAGTCGCACAACTGAGTCCCACTTAGTGGCGGATAATCAATGGGTTCGTCATGTTAGTAATTCAAACAAACGTCGCCCTCTAGCATGTCCTGATTCTCAAGGACGTATTGCAGTTTGTAGCAATGAAATCCACTTAAGAGGGAAGCTGGTATGCGTATGTGGATCAACCAATGGTTTAAAGCATAATCCTGTATGTCACAAATGCCATCAAGATATGTTTGACAGCACTGCAG AGGTTTCTGATCAGAATTTTATGGAGGATAACTCTGGAGAGAAACTCAGCTGTGAATCTGTAGTGAAAAGGTTGAAGACTGCTGCAAGCGATGATTCCAAAAGtgatcaa ATTGTGCCATCAAACAAGTTCCACGCAGCAGATGCTTCAATTGCCAATAACAAACAAGGACGCCGTGAATTGCTTTCTAAGCACCCTGAAAACTACGTCTGCCCAAAATCTAACAGTCACTATTATTTGAAAGGAAGCTGA
- the LOC115704947 gene encoding uncharacterized protein LOC115704947 → MSKHHAPPPKPLIKHKSWSPDAHRDEAWLRRKDSYKAGREVNRSKSVSDEDMEDLKACFELGFGFDSPQSDPKLTDTLPALGLYYAVHKQYSKSLSRSSSSSSICSDTEFDNSSTIIDPGDDSEMVKMRLRQWAQIVACGVRQSPSG, encoded by the exons ATGTCGAAACACCACGCGCCACCGCCTAAGCCTCTGATCAAGCACAAATCGTGGTCTCCGGACGCCCACCGCGATGAGGCCTGGCTTCGCCGGAAAGACAGTTATAAAGCCGGTCGAGAAGTTAATCGCAGTAAGAGCGTGTCTGACGAGGACATGGAGGATTTGAAGGCTTGTTTTGAGCTTGGATTCGGGTTCGATTCGCCTCAGTCGGATCCTAAGCTAACGGATACACTCCCTGCGTTAGGGTTATATTACGCTGTTCACAAGCAGTACAGCAAGAGCTTATCTAGATCTTCGTCGTCTTCTTCGATATGCTCCGATACTGAATTTGATAACTCTAGCACCATAATCGATCCAG GTGATGATTCAGAGATGGTGAAGATGAGATTGAGGCAATGGGCTCAGATTGTTGCTTGCGGTGTACGGCAATCCCCTTCCGGATGA